The nucleotide sequence GCCCCCCGAGGCCAGCAACCCGGAGATTGTCGATGGTCACCACGCCACCCGATAGGCAGCGGTGTGCCAACCCCGACCCGAAGAGATAGTCGTAGTGGTGCGCTCGGGTCACGTCGTGGTTGCCGTGAATCCACCACAGATCGGTAACCGCTGCCGCCTCATGCACCATGTCATCGAGGCTGGCCTCGAGCTCGAAATCCCCGAGCATGAACATGGCACGCGGGCGGTGTGACAACGCCGCGTGATTCAGCCCCGAAAAGTCCCCATGCGGATCACCAGCGAAGAACACCGTCTTCAGCAGCTCAGGGTCAACCGCCACTTCGCACTGTCCTCCATCCTGCCGGCGAGCCAATCAGGTAGTCTTGAAGTCCCAATGCCAGACTCCTCGTGGACGTTATCGAGCGGGCTCGAGAGCAGCGCCACCCACGCGCCAGACGATCCAGCAATACCCCTCGGCACCAGGCTCGAATTGCCAGTGCGCTCGCCACCGGCGTTAGCGCTGCGCGGTCATATCGGTCCGTGAGGGCTCGGCATTGGCGAGCACGACACTCAGGTCGGTCTTCCGCTTCTGTGCCCCCGCCTCGGAGCGGACCCGCTCAGCCTCGAGGCGAATCTCAAAGCCACAGGCTTCCGCGATTCTCTGTATCTGATCAAGGCCCGGGACGCGGCCGGCGTTGCCGCCCTCCAGGCGAGAGATCACAGTGCGGCTGGTCCCGACGCGCTCAGCCAGTTGCCTTTGCGTCAGGCCACTCGCCTCGCGCATCCTGAAGGCCAAGTGCCCGAGGTCGAGGGCCATCGACGCGCGGCGCATGGCGTCACGATTCTCCGGGCGCTCGGCGAGTTCATCGAGCAACCCACGCACCTCATCGGCCATCACCAGCCCCTCCCCGTGCAGCGCCTGGCTTGTGTGCCTTCGCTTCCTGACCGCGCCTGCGCTGCGTATGTGACGGATACCTCACCGGCGGCTCGGCGACGTGGCCCTCTACGTTACGGAGTAGCGTAGCACATTTGCGACATCAGCTCCTGCCGGCACGATCGTGGACCGCTAGCCAAACAGGGCCCAGCTGCTTCGCCTTTTGAATCTGAGAGGCGCTACTGCTAGGTGGCGGCCGCAAGACGTCGCCCGTACTTCGAGCTCCGGCGGGCCGAGGTCAGGGCGCTATTCCAGGCCTCAGTAGCGGACGAGGCTCGCCTCTCAGGGCAGCCGATATGTCCCGGGCTGAATTGACGGGTCGCGCTTGACGTTGTCGAGGGTCAGGCACGTGGCAGGGACTTGCACGGCCTCGGCTGCGGTGACCATGGATAGCATCAAGCTACCGGGGCTTTCACTACGCAGGGGGAAAGCCCAAACGCCCGCTGGGTATCCGTTTGGAGTTGGCCAGAATAGTCCTGCTGGCATGCAGGCAGCGACGCGCGCTCATCGCCTTGAGCCTGCTTTGCCCGTCAAACTCCCGGATTCCGGCGCTTAACGTGCGCGAGTGGCCAGCCACCTCAGTCAGTGCAGAAACGAGAAAAGATTGGCATTTCGCCCCATCCTGACAGGCGGTGCCGGATTATCTAGCTTTTAAGGTTCCGCAGACTATGCTTCATCAAACAGCGAAAAGCGCGGAGGCGGGCGATGAACGCGCCCAATTGGAGCCCTGCAAAGGAAGAGCGGTCGTGTATGCCTTTGGCGGGACTGCTCACCGCGCTACTGACTTTGGTCGCAACCCTGACCGCTGTGCCGGTAAGCTTTGCGCAGCCTGCGTCACTGTCCGGTCCGTTCGTCGAAATCGATTCCGACCGCACCATTATTCTGCAGCGTGAAAACGACCGCGCAAAGATCAGCGCTATTGTCCACCAATCGGACGAATTTTTTAACCGGGAAGCGGTCATTAAATTCGAGTCGAGCGCTCCGGACGCGGTCCGCCTTGAGCAGGTGGATGGTGAAAGCAACGCCGTTATGGCCATTGCAACGACGGACGACGTCACTTCTGCCACAATCACCGCGCGCAGCGAGGGCGCGGAACCGGCCGTAGCCACCGTTGCCATTGCGACGCTTGCCGAGGGAACACACCTCATCACGCACGAACAGGTCGTTCGCATAGAGGGTTCTGACCAGAACGACCCGCTGCTAGTCCTTGAGACTACCGCGGCGACTCGAGCCATCGCGAAGGACGACATTGTGGTGAGTGGCGATCGCCTGGGCCTTTTGAACCGTGTGGAAGCGGTATCCCTGGACGAACAGGACGAAACCATCACTCTAAGCCTCGAATCAACCGCGTTAACTGAGGCGTTTGAGGCGTTGGACGTGGAGGTAACGGCGCCGGAGAGAAGCTACATCGCGGAACTTTCGATGGAGGGCGGCGAGCAGAAACTGGGGGTGTACCCGGCTCGAACTGCCGATGGCGGCTCCTCTCCGCTGTTGCCAGTGGCACGCATAACTGAAAGTAACGCGCCAAAGTTCCATTGTGAGGTAGCACGTGCCGCGATGGAGCCAATTATCGACGCAGCTCAATTCAGGTTCCAGGCGAGCTTTGCGCCGCGCGCCGATGTGAAGATTGACGGCGGGGAGCTAAGGCGTTTCGAAGTTTCGGTGACGGGCAGCGCCGAACTGTGGGCCTTCACCGGAGCCATAGATTTTCCCCTGACTGCTGGGGGAACCGTGGTCTGCCGAGTGATTTCCGGAGGCCACCCACTGGCCTATCTTCCGATTGTTGGCCCGTTGGGACTCGCCCCAAACCTAACCCTGGAAATCGGCGTGGAATCCATGGTTCACCTTAGCGCGGGCAGAGTGACGGTATACGAGCGGGAGTTTTCCCAGGCGATGGACCTGACTATGGGGCTGGCCTGGGAGGCGTCAAGCGAATTCGTTACTACCCACAAGCAATCCATATCTGGTCCCGACCCAGAGCAAATGGATATTATTGATTACGAGCACGAAGACAACTTCACGCTGCGCGTCTCACCGTACGCCGGGGTAACCGTGGGCCTGCGGCCCGCCGTCGGCCCTTGGCTGCGGCTCGGGAGCCTAAATCTCGTCAACGGAGAAATCTCCGCCGGCGCCGGCATGGATGTAGGCCAAGGCTCTGATGCTGGTGTCTGCGGGGCTAACGACGCTAACGGCTGCGTAGCTGCCTGCGCGTCGGCGAGCCTGGATCCC is from Spiribacter halobius and encodes:
- a CDS encoding helix-turn-helix transcriptional regulator; translated protein: MADEVRGLLDELAERPENRDAMRRASMALDLGHLAFRMREASGLTQRQLAERVGTSRTVISRLEGGNAGRVPGLDQIQRIAEACGFEIRLEAERVRSEAGAQKRKTDLSVVLANAEPSRTDMTAQR